The window TCTGCTACTGCATCGATTTTCTTCAGAATGTTATTCATAATTGGAGGAGCTACATACGATGGGTCCTCTTTTTGTTTTCTTTCTATCATGTTTTTAATGGTAAAATAAACGGCTTCTCTACTACTACAAGCCTCACGTTGAAGAGTCATAATAGAAAACTGACTTGTGTTTGGTACAGATGGATCGTTTCTTAAACTGCATATCGTATTATATAAATCCTGCTCTTGCTCATTAAACTCGATGTAACACGATGTAACGTGTCTTTTGGGCCAGTCAATACCGGTGTCTCCACGACGGTTTCGGATCATTACTTTATTCACTAACTCTTTTAAAAACTCATCGTTCTCGAGTTTTCGTTCTTTCGCTTGAAAAAGTTCTGCGAAGTGACTTTCACTTCCTAAGTGTCCAGGTTTCAATAAAGAGACAAGGTTGAAAATTTCTTCCACTCTATTTTGAATAGGTGTAGCTGTTAATAATAAGCAAAACTTCTTTTTTAAGTTTTGAACAAATTCATAGTTTTTAGTTTTATTATTTTTCAATTTATGTGCTTCATCAATAATGACCATATCGTATTCTAAGTTATAAATAATATCTCGATGTGGATTTCGCTTTGCTGTATCAATAGAAGAAACAACCACATCACATTGCTCCCATACATATGCTTTCTTTTGTGCAATAGCAGGGATAAAGAACTTTTGATTTAACTCAATCGCCCATTGCGAAACTAACGAAGCGGGTACAAGGATTAATACTTTTTTTACTAACCCTCGAATCATATATTCTTTTAAAACAAGGCCAGCTTCAATCGTTTTTCCTAAACCAACTTCGTCTGCTAAAATAGCTTTTCCGTTCATTTCTTCCACTACTGTTTTTGCTACTTCAAGCTGATGTGGAAGCGGCGTTAAGTTTGGAAGGTGATTAGGTGCTTGTAAGCCTTCAAATTCTTTAATGGATAAATGATTTTCTACTTCTAAAGCTAATCGAAATAGCTCATAGTTTGTCCAGGGCCCATCATCTTCCACACGTTTCAAAAATTCAGTTTGCCATTCTGCTGGAAATGAAACATCTAAATCCATTATGAGCATCCTTTCTTTACATACTAAATATGGAGATTGCCGAAATAATATGACTTTACATAAAGGGAACGTTTTCAATTGGATAAAAATAGGACTGTCTATAGGTAAACACGAACATTAACGTCAATAAAAATGTTTTTGTTAACTGTTTATGTATTGCTTTTTTTTTACTAGTAGTGGTAGGATAATAGTGAACTAATATTAAGTTTCTTTTAAGATACTTATTGGATAGTATGTCTAAAATTTGACAATATATTCTAATCGTATTTCTAACAGAATACAGCGAATGAAAGCATGGGGAGAGAATGCAATTTAGCATCGCCGAAGGAGCAAACAAGACTATGTGAATCTCTCAGGCAAAAAGACTCTTGCTGGACGCATCTCTGGAGAGCGTTCTGAAATCGTTTTGACGATCTTTAGGACCACCAACGGGGAAAGCCTTATATCAAGGTAAACTTTCAGGTGCCAGGACAGAGAAGCCCTTTACGATGAAGGGGTTTCTCTGTCCTTTTTAGCATTTATTTACTATTTTAAGGGAGGCAACAATTGTGTCTGAATTAAGCAGAACACCTTTATTTGAAGTGTACAAAGATTATGGTGCGAAAACGATTGATTTCGGTGGCTGGGACTTGCCAGTACAATTCTCAAGTATTAAAGAGGAACACGAAGCAGTTCGTACTAAAGC is drawn from Bacillus alkalisoli and contains these coding sequences:
- a CDS encoding DEAD/DEAH box helicase; amino-acid sequence: MDLDVSFPAEWQTEFLKRVEDDGPWTNYELFRLALEVENHLSIKEFEGLQAPNHLPNLTPLPHQLEVAKTVVEEMNGKAILADEVGLGKTIEAGLVLKEYMIRGLVKKVLILVPASLVSQWAIELNQKFFIPAIAQKKAYVWEQCDVVVSSIDTAKRNPHRDIIYNLEYDMVIIDEAHKLKNNKTKNYEFVQNLKKKFCLLLTATPIQNRVEEIFNLVSLLKPGHLGSESHFAELFQAKERKLENDEFLKELVNKVMIRNRRGDTGIDWPKRHVTSCYIEFNEQEQDLYNTICSLRNDPSVPNTSQFSIMTLQREACSSREAVYFTIKNMIERKQKEDPSYVAPPIMNNILKKIDAVAENSKAKKALELIKEIDDKVIIFTEYRATQMFLQWFLKQNSISSVPFRGGFKRGKKDWMKELFKNHVQVLIATEAGGEGINLQFCNHIINYDLPWNPMRLEQRIGRIHRLGQEKDVNIYNFATSNTVEEHILKLLYEKIKLFERVIGELDDILTRLEMKDFEDQLEDILVHSRSDGEMRIKMENLTSVIEFADQMRKDGDERAAAGNS